The nucleotide sequence GATCCAGCCGCTGGATCCGGCTGTGTTCCCGCACGCCGAGATCGAAGCCGACTTTTTCCCCATCGTCTCGGCGATGAAGCGCGGCGATGACTATTATGGTCTGCCGACCGCAGTGCGTTCGCTCGCCCTGTTCTACAACAAGGCGCTGTTTGCCGAAGCCGGTATCGAGCCGCCGACCAATCTCGAGGAGCTGCTCGCGGCTGCCGAGGCGACCACCAAGCGCGATGGCGGCGGCAATATCACCACCGCAGGCATCACGCTCGACATGGCCGGCCAGGACCACCACTGGTGGCGCGAGGCTCTCGTGCGCCAGAATGGCGGCGTGCCTTATGATGCCGAAGGCAATGTGGCCTACAATGATGCGGCCGGTGCCGCAGCGCTGAAGTTCTACACGGACCTCCAGACCGAGCAGAAGGTTGGTCTCGTCGGCTTCATGGATGAGGGTCAGGCAGCGTTCCGCGCCGGTCTTGCCGCCATGACCATCGACGGCACGTTCCGTCTCGGCGCCTTTGCCGGCAACCCGTTTGAATGGGGTGTGGTCGAGCTGCCGGCTGATGCCGATGGCATGCGTTCGAACTATTCGAGCTATTTCGCCAATGGTATCGGCGCGACCGCGGAGGGCGAAGAGCTCGAAGCGGCACAGAAGTTCCTCAAGTACATTTCCTCGCCCGAGGCGATGGAAATCTGGCTCGAGACTGTTGGCGAGCTTCCGGCCCGCCGCGACGTTGCGCTGACCGACGCCAATCTGGCCGACCCGATCCTCGGGCCGTTCCTCAAGGGTCTCGAATACGCCCACACCACGCGTTTCTATGATGAAGCTGGGCAGCGCCAGACGTCGATCGACATGGTCAATCGCGTCCTGCTCGAAGGTCAGTCCATCGAAGATTCCCTCGCCCAGGCCGCTCAGGCCGAGCAGGCAATCATCGACGCCGGCCGCCAGTAACAGAGAGCGCCCCGATATTGGTTGCTCCGGCTTCGGCCGGGGCGACTAGCGGGATCAATCGCCAGGGCTCCCACTGGAGCCCCGGCTAAACGTGCAGGAGCGAAAATGGCGTCGGTGAACGCAACTCCACAAGCAGGCCCTGTTCGCTTCTGGGACCGGCTGAATATTGGCACCAAGCGTGTCATCTGGGCCTGGACCTTCCTTGCCCTGCCCATTCTTTTTTACGCGGTGATCCGGTTTTATCCGACGTTCCAGGCGTTCTGGCTGTCGCTGACCAACTGGGACCTGCTGCGCCCCGCCCAATTCATCGGCTTTGCGAACTACCAGAAAATGTTCGCCGACCCGGTGTTCTGGAAAGTGTTCAACAACACCTTCCTCTATCTCATCATCGGTACGCCGCTGAGCCTCGTCATTTCGTTCGTGATCGCCTTCTATCTCGATCGCGTCCGCTTCATGCACGGCTTTATCCGCGCCCTCTATTTCCTGCCTTTCCTGACCACGGCCGCGGCCATGGGCTGGGTGTGGCGCTGGTTCTACCAGCCGGTTCCGATCGGGGTGATCAATGGGGTGCTGAGCTCGGTCGGTATCGCCCAGCAGCCGTTCCTCCGCTCGGTGGACCAGGCGCTGATCTCGATCCTGATCCCGGCAATCTGGGCGGGCCTGGGGTTCCAGATCATCATTTTCATGGCCGGCCTGCGCGCCATCCCCGGCACCTTCTATGAGGCGGCGCGGATCGACGGGCTCGGCGAAAGCGCCATCCTGCGCAAGATCACCATTCCGCTTCTGAAGCCGACGACGGTCTTCCTCGTGGTGTTCTCGTCCATCGGGTTCCTCCGCATTTTCGACCAGGTCTACAACATGACCACCAATGATCCGGGTGGGCCGCTCAATGCGACCAAGCCGCTGGTGCTCATGATCTATCAGACTGCGTTCTCGTCCTATCAGATGGGCTATGCCGCCGCGCAGACCGTGGTGCTGTTCACCATCCTGCTCATCGTGTCCCTGCTCCAGCTCTATGTGTTGAGGGAAAAGAAATGACCGCGACCACCTCAACTCCGGAGCTGGCAGCCAATCGCCGTGACATTCGCCCGGGGCGGATCATCACCTGGACGCTGCTGCTGATCGGCGGGCTCATCATGATCACGCCGCTCCTGTTCATGTTCTCGACCTCGCTGAAAACCTCGGCGCAGGTCTATGACCTCAAGCTGATCCCCGCCGCGCCGACGCTTGATAACTACTTCAAGGTGTTGGGGGACGGCCGCTTCATGCAGTGGTTCTTCAACTCGACCTTCATCGCGCTGACGGTGACGGCGTCGAACGTGTTTTTCGACAGTATCGTCGGCTATACGCTGGCCAAGTTCGAATTCCGCGGCCGCTATTTCATCTTCCTCGCCATTCTCTCGACGCTGATGATCCCCACCGAAATGCTGGTGATCCCGTGGTATCTGATGAGCAGCCAGCTCGGTTGGCTGGACAGCTATTGGGGCATCATGTTCCCCGGCATGATGACCGCCTTCGGGACGTTCCTGATGAAGCAGTTCTTCGAGGGTGTGCCGAACGACTTCCTCGAGGCGGCGCGCGTCGATGGGCTGAACGAATTCACCATATGGTGGAAGATCGCCATGCCCATGGTGGTGCCGGCGATCTCGGCGCTGGCGATTTTCACCTTCCTCGGCAATTGGACGGCGTTCTTCTGGCCGCTGATCGTGACCACCTCCAAGGAGCTTTATACGCTGCCGGTGGGCATCTCCTCTTTCTCGGCGGAAGCGTCGATCCAGTGGGAGCTGATCATGACCGGTGCGGCGATCGGCACGATCCCGACGCTCCTCGTCTTCCTCGTGCTGCAGCGCTACATCGTTCGCGGTGTGATGCTGGCCGGTCTGAAGGGCTAAGCGATGAGTGATCCACGCCTAACCGACGCTTCGGTCTTCCCCGATCCGGTCTACAAAGAAACCGTTCTGGCGCCGCTGTTTGATGGCGCCAAGGACCACCATGTCGCGGGTTTTCGGGCCATCGACCGGGCGCATCTGGTGATGCTGGCGGAAACCGGCATTCTCGATGGCGAACAGTCCCGCGATATCGCCAAGGCGCTCGACAGCATTGATGCCGAGATTGACCCGACAACGCTCGTCTATACCGGTGAGGTGGAGGACTTCTTCTTCCTCATCGAGAAGGAGCTGAAAAAGCGCGTCGGGCCGGACCTCGGCGGGCGGCTGCACACCTCGCGGTCGCGCAATGATATCGACCACACGCTGTTCAAGCTCGGACTGCGCGAGCGGATGAATGTGCTGCTCGAAAAGGCGCTGGCGCTGCATGGCGCGCTAATCGCGGCGGCGGAGCGGGAAAAGGCGACGTTGATCGTGGCCTACACCCATGGCCAACCGGCCCAGCCGACGACGTTCGGGCATTATCTCTCGGCGGTGGTGGAATTTGTCGGACGGGATATCGAACGGCTGTTTGAAGCCTATGGCATTCTCGATCTGTCGCCGATGGGCGCGGCTGCGATCACCACGTCGGGGTTCCCGATTGATCGGCAGCGCGTGGCAGATCTGCTCGGCTTTGCCGCGCCGCTGCAGAATTCCTATTCCTGCATTGCCGGGGTGGACTACATCACCTCGACCTATTCGGCGATCGAATTGATGTTCCTCCAC is from Devosia sp. SD17-2 and encodes:
- a CDS encoding extracellular solute-binding protein, whose product is MLTKAKLAGLVAGVSFLAMGAAQAVEIEYWQYVFDSRIQAMDKLIENFEAANPDITVKHTTFPYADYQTRVVAAKVAGQGPDVVQLFYGWTDQFVNGGLIQPLDPAVFPHAEIEADFFPIVSAMKRGDDYYGLPTAVRSLALFYNKALFAEAGIEPPTNLEELLAAAEATTKRDGGGNITTAGITLDMAGQDHHWWREALVRQNGGVPYDAEGNVAYNDAAGAAALKFYTDLQTEQKVGLVGFMDEGQAAFRAGLAAMTIDGTFRLGAFAGNPFEWGVVELPADADGMRSNYSSYFANGIGATAEGEELEAAQKFLKYISSPEAMEIWLETVGELPARRDVALTDANLADPILGPFLKGLEYAHTTRFYDEAGQRQTSIDMVNRVLLEGQSIEDSLAQAAQAEQAIIDAGRQ
- a CDS encoding sugar ABC transporter permease, giving the protein MASVNATPQAGPVRFWDRLNIGTKRVIWAWTFLALPILFYAVIRFYPTFQAFWLSLTNWDLLRPAQFIGFANYQKMFADPVFWKVFNNTFLYLIIGTPLSLVISFVIAFYLDRVRFMHGFIRALYFLPFLTTAAAMGWVWRWFYQPVPIGVINGVLSSVGIAQQPFLRSVDQALISILIPAIWAGLGFQIIIFMAGLRAIPGTFYEAARIDGLGESAILRKITIPLLKPTTVFLVVFSSIGFLRIFDQVYNMTTNDPGGPLNATKPLVLMIYQTAFSSYQMGYAAAQTVVLFTILLIVSLLQLYVLREKK
- a CDS encoding carbohydrate ABC transporter permease; its protein translation is MTATTSTPELAANRRDIRPGRIITWTLLLIGGLIMITPLLFMFSTSLKTSAQVYDLKLIPAAPTLDNYFKVLGDGRFMQWFFNSTFIALTVTASNVFFDSIVGYTLAKFEFRGRYFIFLAILSTLMIPTEMLVIPWYLMSSQLGWLDSYWGIMFPGMMTAFGTFLMKQFFEGVPNDFLEAARVDGLNEFTIWWKIAMPMVVPAISALAIFTFLGNWTAFFWPLIVTTSKELYTLPVGISSFSAEASIQWELIMTGAAIGTIPTLLVFLVLQRYIVRGVMLAGLKG
- the argH gene encoding argininosuccinate lyase; this encodes MSDPRLTDASVFPDPVYKETVLAPLFDGAKDHHVAGFRAIDRAHLVMLAETGILDGEQSRDIAKALDSIDAEIDPTTLVYTGEVEDFFFLIEKELKKRVGPDLGGRLHTSRSRNDIDHTLFKLGLRERMNVLLEKALALHGALIAAAEREKATLIVAYTHGQPAQPTTFGHYLSAVVEFVGRDIERLFEAYGILDLSPMGAAAITTSGFPIDRQRVADLLGFAAPLQNSYSCIAGVDYITSTYSAIELMFLHLGRVIQDFQVWTSFEVGQIYVPNSLVQISSIMPQKRNPVPIEHLRHLSSQTVGRAQAMLTVIHNTPFTDMNDSEGETQAMGYGAFASAYRVLDLLAALVAQIRINPDRVRENISRSCITITELADSLVRREGLSFREGHEIAAAVAKAVVAKQGDLARDGFETFKAAFQHATGRETKLDAAAFAEIVSPEYFVAVRSRYGGPAPEPLNAAIAGYKAQAEELSARHQTFLRRQAEAARTLNERFNALKGAA